Genomic DNA from Modestobacter versicolor:
GCTACGGCGAGGAGGCGCTGCTCCGGCTCTGCCAGTCCTCGCTGGCGCGCTACCCGGCGTTCGCCGCCGAGCTCGAGGCCGCCAGCGGTCTGCCGGTCGGGCTGCGCACCGCCGGCACCCTGGTCGTCGGCTTCGACGCCGACGACGTCGCGGCGCTGGACGCGCTGCTGGCCTACCAGCTCGAGCTGGGCCTGGACGCCGAGCGGCTGACCCCGCGGGCCACCCGGCAGCGCGAGCCGTCGCTGACCCCGCGGCTGCGCGGGGGGCTGGCCGTGGCCGGCGACCACTCGGTCGACGGCCGGGCGCTGCACGTCGCGCTGCTGGCCGCGGCGCGGGCCGCCGGCGTGCACCTCGTCACCGACCGGGTCGCCGCCGTGCAGGTGGCCGGGGGCCGGGCCACCGGGCTGGAGCTCGCCGGCGGTGGCGCCGTCCCCGCCGGCACGGTGGTGCTGGCCCTCGGCGCGCACAGCGCGGGGCTGCCCGGTGCCCCGCCGCTGCCGGTCCGGCCGGTCAAGGGCCAGATCCTGCGGTTGGCCGGTGCGGCCGGGCTGCTGTCGGGCACCGTGCGCGCGCTGGTCCGCGGCCGGCACGTGTACCTGGTGCCCCACGGCGAGGGTGGGCTGATCGTCGGTGCCACCGTCGAGGACCGCGGCTTCGACGCCACCGTCACCGCCGGCGGCGTGCACGACCTGCTGCACGACGCGATCGAGGTCGTCCCCGGCGTCACCGAGCTGGAGCTGGTCGAGACCCTCGCCCGCTGGCGGCCCGGCACCGCCGACAACGCGCCGCTGCTGGGCCCGAGCAGCCTGCCCGGGCTGGTCCTGGCCACCGGCCACCACCGCAACGGCGTGCTCCTGACCCCGGTGACCGCCGACGCGATCGCCGAGCTGCTGGCCACCGGCGAGCTGCCCGAGCTCGCCGCCCCCTTCACCGCCGAGAGGTTCGCGCGCCGATGAGCATCCAGGTGACCGTCAACGGGTCCCCGACCGACGTGGCCGACGGCGCGACCGTCGCGGTCCTCGTCGCCGACCGCAGCAGCGGGCACGACCGCGTCGCCGTCGCGCTCAACGGCGACGTCGTGCCGCGCAGCCGCTGGGCCGCGACCGAGCTCTCCACCGGCGACCGCCTCGAGGTGCTCGCCCCCACCGCAGGAGGTTGATGTGACGGAACTGGTCCCCGCACTCGAGCAGGAGGAGGCCGCCGACCCGTTCACCGTCGGCGGCGAGACCTTCACCTCCCGGCTGATCCTGGGCACCGGCGGGCTGCCCAGCCTGGAGGTGCTGGACTCCGTCGTCCGGACCTCCGGCACCCAGCTGGTCACCGTGGCCCTCCGCCGGGTCGAGGCCGCGGCCGGCAGCGCGATGATGGACGTGCTCGCCCGCTGCGGGGTCCGGCTGCTGCCGAACACCGCCGGCTGCCGGACCGCCCGGGAGGCGGTCGTCACCGCGCAGCTGTCCCGCGAGGCCTTCGAGACCGAGTGGATCAAGCTGGAGGTCGTCGGTGACGACCGCACGCTGCTCCCGGACGCCGTCGAGCTGGTGGACGCCGCCGAGCAGCTGGTCGCCGACGGGTTCACCGTGCTGGCCTACACCAACGACGACCCGATCCTGGGCCGGCGGCTGGCCGACGTCGGCTGCGCCGCGGTCATGCCGCTGGGCTCGCCGATCGGCAGCGGGCTGGGCATCCGCAACCCGTACAACATCGCCCTGCTGCGCGAGGAGGTGGACGTGCCGGTGGTGCTGGACGCCGGCATCGGCACCGCCTCGGACGCGGCGCTGGCGATGGAGCTGGGCTGCGACGCGGTGCTGCTGGCCTCGGCGGTGACCCGGTCCCGGGAGCCGGTGCAGATGGCGCTGGCGATGCGGCAGGCGGTCGAGGCCGGCCGGCTGGCCCGGGGCGCGGGCCGGATCCCGCGCCGCTGGCACGCCGAGGCCTCCACCAGCATGGCGGGGCTGCCCGACCTGTGACCGGTCTGCCGCGCCTGCTGGTGCTCACCGACCGCACCCAGGCGACCGGCCCGTTGCTCGAGACGGTGGCGGCGGCGGTGGACGCCGGCGCGCGGGCGGTCGTGC
This window encodes:
- the thiO gene encoding glycine oxidase ThiO — its product is MDVAIAGGGLIGLAVAWRAAQRGLSVTVVDDAPGTGASAAAAGMLAPVTEASYGEEALLRLCQSSLARYPAFAAELEAASGLPVGLRTAGTLVVGFDADDVAALDALLAYQLELGLDAERLTPRATRQREPSLTPRLRGGLAVAGDHSVDGRALHVALLAAARAAGVHLVTDRVAAVQVAGGRATGLELAGGGAVPAGTVVLALGAHSAGLPGAPPLPVRPVKGQILRLAGAAGLLSGTVRALVRGRHVYLVPHGEGGLIVGATVEDRGFDATVTAGGVHDLLHDAIEVVPGVTELELVETLARWRPGTADNAPLLGPSSLPGLVLATGHHRNGVLLTPVTADAIAELLATGELPELAAPFTAERFARR
- the thiS gene encoding sulfur carrier protein ThiS, which produces MSIQVTVNGSPTDVADGATVAVLVADRSSGHDRVAVALNGDVVPRSRWAATELSTGDRLEVLAPTAGG
- a CDS encoding thiazole synthase: MTELVPALEQEEAADPFTVGGETFTSRLILGTGGLPSLEVLDSVVRTSGTQLVTVALRRVEAAAGSAMMDVLARCGVRLLPNTAGCRTAREAVVTAQLSREAFETEWIKLEVVGDDRTLLPDAVELVDAAEQLVADGFTVLAYTNDDPILGRRLADVGCAAVMPLGSPIGSGLGIRNPYNIALLREEVDVPVVLDAGIGTASDAALAMELGCDAVLLASAVTRSREPVQMALAMRQAVEAGRLARGAGRIPRRWHAEASTSMAGLPDL